In Pseudoalteromonas marina, a genomic segment contains:
- a CDS encoding flagellar basal body rod protein FlgF: MDKMVYIAASGAKQSLQGLALKANNLANANTTGFKSDFAQARSMQAFGEGLPSRVFSMQERPGSNMTSGGIVETGRDLDIAMSDNAWLSVQDASGNEAYTKVGTLNITAEGMLMTSHGRQVIGEGGPVILPVPIEKIEFSEDGAIQVRPQGAPATFLEEVDRLKVVEANSFQLEKGNDGLFRPKAGEVVDTSANVKVLSGTLEMSNVNPVHEMVDMISHQRQFELQVKLMKTAEDLDRSQDQLMRIV; the protein is encoded by the coding sequence GACAAAATGGTCTACATTGCGGCCTCAGGCGCTAAACAAAGCCTACAGGGGCTGGCCCTTAAAGCCAATAATTTGGCGAATGCGAATACTACTGGATTTAAGTCAGACTTTGCACAAGCTCGCTCTATGCAGGCTTTTGGTGAAGGGTTGCCATCACGTGTGTTTTCTATGCAAGAGCGCCCAGGTTCTAATATGACCTCTGGTGGCATAGTTGAAACAGGTAGAGACCTCGACATTGCAATGAGTGATAACGCATGGTTAAGCGTCCAAGATGCCTCAGGCAATGAAGCTTACACCAAGGTGGGTACATTAAATATTACCGCTGAAGGTATGTTAATGACCAGCCATGGTCGTCAAGTAATTGGCGAAGGCGGGCCTGTCATTTTACCAGTACCGATTGAAAAAATTGAATTTAGTGAAGACGGTGCAATTCAAGTTCGCCCGCAGGGGGCGCCTGCTACGTTTTTAGAAGAAGTTGACCGCTTAAAGGTGGTTGAAGCTAATAGCTTTCAACTAGAAAAAGGGAATGATGGTTTATTTAGGCCTAAGGCAGGAGAGGTTGTTGATACCTCTGCCAATGTCAAAGTATTAAGCGGAACCTTAGAAATGTCTAATGTGAACCCAGTTCACGAAATGGTCGATATGATCAGCCATCAACGTCAATTTGAGTTACAAGTAAAACTGATGAAAACAGCTGAAGATCTGGATAGATCACAAGATCAGCTGATGCGCATAGTTTAA
- the flgG gene encoding flagellar basal-body rod protein FlgG — translation MNPALWISKTGLDAQQTDISVISNNLANASTVGYKKSRAIFEDLLYQNINQPGGRSSQDTEMPSGLMLGAGAKVVANQKNFSQGNMLTTENSLDWMISGPGFFEVLQPDGNIAYSRNGQFTTDGDGRIVTSGSGYVVQPEMNVPDDAQSITISQDGEVSVRISGQADNVVIGQLTISDFINPSGLEPVGQNLYTETAVSGAPVQGNPGVEGLGTIIQGSLETSNVNVTEELVNLIETQRIYEMNSKVISAVDEMMSYINQQL, via the coding sequence ATGAATCCAGCATTGTGGATCAGTAAAACGGGGCTAGACGCTCAGCAAACCGATATTTCGGTTATATCAAACAATTTAGCGAATGCCAGTACGGTAGGTTATAAAAAAAGCCGCGCTATTTTTGAAGATTTACTTTATCAAAATATTAACCAGCCAGGTGGGCGCTCGTCGCAAGACACTGAAATGCCCTCTGGTTTAATGCTAGGTGCCGGTGCAAAAGTAGTGGCTAACCAAAAGAATTTTTCTCAGGGTAATATGCTAACCACTGAGAATTCATTGGATTGGATGATCTCAGGGCCTGGCTTTTTTGAAGTATTACAACCCGATGGCAATATTGCTTATTCGCGTAATGGGCAGTTTACTACCGATGGCGATGGTCGAATTGTAACGTCTGGTTCTGGTTATGTAGTGCAACCAGAAATGAATGTTCCCGATGATGCGCAATCAATCACTATTTCACAAGATGGTGAGGTATCTGTTCGTATTTCAGGTCAAGCCGATAATGTTGTGATTGGCCAGCTTACAATTAGCGATTTTATTAATCCATCGGGCCTTGAGCCTGTAGGGCAAAATCTTTATACCGAAACGGCAGTAAGTGGCGCGCCTGTGCAAGGTAATCCGGGTGTAGAAGGCTTAGGCACAATTATTCAGGGCTCACTTGAAACATCAAACGTAAATGTAACTGAAGAGCTGGTTAACCTAATTGAAACGCAGCGTATTTACGAAATGAACTCTAAAGTCATCTCGGCTGTTGACGAGATGATGAGTTACATCAATCAGCAATTATAA